A segment of the Denticeps clupeoides chromosome 2, fDenClu1.1, whole genome shotgun sequence genome:
caattaaacatcACCCACATGTGGGCACATCACCACCTTTAACTGATGATCCAGCAGTTGTAtttctctttgtgtttttttcatttgcagctTGATGTGTTCCATTTTCAAATTACACTTCTCAATTTGGCTTTGTAGGTACACCTTATATAGTTGTTTCACATGGAGCTATAGGAACAACAAATGAAGTTGAATTTTAGTGCCATGTCAACATAGTGTCATAGTAAGTTGTGGATGCTGAACAATATTCCTACTGAGGTAAGCTGTGCTGTGGAGGTTGATGGACCCTCTTCCTCATTAATGGACCCCGTATCATTTCCAGCATTGCACTGTTGTAGAGAAAGAAGCTGTAAGGTGGATTGCAGAACACCACTATTAACTGAAACCAAAGTTATTTTACAAAAGTGTAGATCTCAACAGGCCTCTCTGCATCTTCCCTTTCTGTGGCGGCTGATAAGGTGTCTTCATCATCCCCCTGTAGTGAAACAGAATTTCTCCTTTATATTCCACCCATTATTAACACATTGGAATATTAAGTGTAGCTACTTACAACAGCATGGAGGTCTGTTATAGTAGAGGGCTCCACAAGACAGATTACACCATCACTAACTGGTAGAAGAAGATTAGTCAGCTGATGATTTCCCAGAACAGTGCACCAtctaatgtttttattttgtttaaatacagtgcatGTCTCATCACATTTTTTACTGAGTCTCCTTAGAATAGATTGATGTCTGAGAGCAACAGCAGCCAGTTACAGAGAACTGTAGCCTATAATTGAGTGGATCTGATGAGCTCCCTCCTGGGATGCCCTCAGCAATAGGTTTTGTTTTGACAGAGGGCCATCTCTTCAGCCTCTGTgagtgggggtggtggtggtccaCCACCTGTTTTACGGGCCTCAGCCTTCTTTCTGTTGGCTATAATGGGGGGTCAGATTTGAACATATCCAGAAAACTCACATTTTGAGAGATGCATATCTAACAGGCAGTTACATGTGGCTTTCATATAGACAATATTAAATACTGGCAGTGATGGAAGTGATACCTGACCTGTTTGaactgtattttaatatttcatctttAATTGCTGCCATGTCCTTTTTGCGCCTGTTGGGTTGCACCTGTGCGCTCAAAAAAACATATGGAATATGATTGTTGAATGAGTGGAACATTCAAGACcaagcttttttttctctctcttttgctgctgctgcagtattGCTTTTTCTTCTTAAAATCTGCTCATTTTCTACATATGCAGTCATTAACGCGTCCAATTCTAATGGGGACTAACTTTTTGTCCACTAGTTGTCATGGTGAATCGTTATCTGTGTTCCATTGATGAGGGCTTTTTATATCCTCATGCACGAGTGTAACTCAGGTTAACTTTGACTCAGAGTTGATTGAACTAATTCTTAAGACCAGTTCTGAAACCGAAAACTCTGCGTTTGACAACTGAGAGTTGGCCAACTTCGAGTTGAGGTTTTGACTTAGAGTTTGTTAATCCTGCTTTCTAAAACGGGCCCCAGATGATGGCTTGGGGTtgcacaatatttatttatttttatttattttaattttttttattttacatttctttttaacaGGACATGACTGAGGCCACTGCACTGAGTACTATTGAGAAAACAACAGTACACTATTCGCCAGAGAGACTGAACACTATTTCGCCAGAGAGACTCCAGGCAATGACTTTTCTGATGTTGGCATCATCATTGAGGGTGAGGTGGTGCTTCAAGATCTGGATAATGTGGCCATTGCAACAGCCATGCTTTTTGGACTGTTTTACTCATTGAACATGAGTTATCCACCACACCTCTCCTACCCTTTTGAGGTCATTCAAAAGGCGATAATGGAGTTGGATGTGACTCAACTCTCGAGAAAAGCCCAAAGTTTGAAGCTAAAACTGCTCCAATAAGGGCAGCTCACTGTTGAGCACATGGGACCCACAATAAATAACAGCGCTCATTGTTAAGtccaacaacagaaaaaaaaggcattttataCTTCTGCTTCACCAGTTGTTTACTCCTTTACTGTCACGTCGACGAGGCCAGTTTTTCCCCTTCTTTCTCGCTCTGCTAAACGTGCGATTGGCAGCAGTTTTAGTTTGTTTGTCGTGGCAAATGAAAAGATGGAAAACTGTCcacagtctaaatagtcccatcATGGTCAATTCAAGAATTTTTAATACTGTTTTGAACTAAGATGGCATGATAATGTCAGTGTTTGAATTTTTTACTCTCAGTATTACTGTTCACTGTTTGTATTTGAATAAAGGTTTTGACATGCAACTGTTTACCCGTTTTTATCTGGATTAGACAATGTTAATAGAAAAGTATTAAACATAAATGATTGTTCTATTAATCAGGTCTATAGTTATAGTATCAAATTGTTTACAATTAaaattgttatttaatttaatcttgacaatagaggcCTTCATcagaatgtttgtattgttctatTTGTTGCCTGtaacctttttcaaaagaatGCGTCTAATTTCTGTTGTGATTGAGTTGatcaaacactgaaaaactgacattACTTATTCACCGTTGATTTGTATTTCATtagaggggaagttcattcaacCATCTAAGGGTCAAGACACAGAAGAGTCTTTCAGCAGTGGAGGGACCAGTCCAGGAGTACTGAATGGTCGGAGAATGCAAAATGCAGCATGAGGTAAAGTTGAAAACCAGTTGTGCTGTTGTATTCTGTAATAGTTGTAGGGACCAggtggcattcagaggtagacctgccaGAAGGgcgttacagtaatccagttgtaAGATGACTGgtactgaacaagtatctgggtggcctgtgttgatagatataATGGAGGATCCGTCTGATATTGGAGCCACAGTGTCCACTACAGTTCTGGttaaaaaccaatgaaaactGAACAGCGGTAGAGCAGTTTTAAAAACGACATCGCCGAGCAGCGGAGCAGAATACCCTGGTCCTGGTAGTGCGTCACGCCCCAGTACATTAGGGGGCGCAAATGCGCCGCCGCGGTCGAAAATATCTGGAGAGGAAGTAGTAGATACGGACGAATGGAAATCTTTTAGCGAGGCCTTGTTTCAGTTGTTTTCGACGAATTACAGGCACAGAAGCGGCTATCAGAGAAGatggataaaaagaaaaagctgtTTAATGTGACCTCTGTATCGGTAACTTGATTTTGCGCATTTTGTGCTGAAAGGCTGCTTTGTAAAATGTCTCTCAGTGGTTAGCAGGCACGCTAACTGATTATATGTTATGCACGGATAGTGTCGTATGTACGCTTTCTAGCTATGTACACGATATATTTATTGGACAGCAATTTAATCTATGTGGAATGTTATTGCTGTAATGCAACCCTTTGATATCTTCAAAGTAATCGTGTTTTGCTTCCCAGCTGGTTGACTTGAAAGCAGAGCTCTACAGGAAACAGCAGGAGTTCCGAAAGGAAAAACTGTGCCAGGATGGAAGCTCCAAGCCTGCAGCCCAGACCACAGCGAAGGTGTATATTTTACATCTGATTGTGTGATTGTTACTTGGGTGTTTCACTAACACAAGCTCTAATCTGGTAATCTGGTTATGTAACCTGCAGCATGTAATAATAAACATGCTTTATGTACTGCTTAAAATTTACAGCATCAGCCAAAGCCACTCGATTCACATTCACAAATTCAAATAATTTCTCTCTACAGAAAGAGGACTGACCTAGGCTATTGCAGCGTAATGTGTTCCATCTGATATTTCTGTTTGTTGCGCCTTGCTgttgaaattatttgtgttgtttttttaagacaTACCTCCTGTGTGCATATGTCTCTTTATCTCAAACCAGTAAATTTTTTCTTAACCCACTTAAATGCAGATGTGTTGCATCTGAAGATTATTGACACCTTGTACTGAATTTGTTCTGTGTGTAGAAGCCCAGCATCTGGAGCAAACAGAACAACGGGGTTTGTGCCAGGGCTCAGAAGGATGTGGAGCAAAAAACTGAGGAAGAGTGCAGCTTAGACAAATCAAAGTCAGTAATGTATTAAGTGTTTGGTGTACATTAAGTGGTGTACATATCATGAAGTTAAGCGGTAACTGATTCATCCGTTTCTCTATTCAACATGCAGGAAGAAGTTGGAGGAGAAGGCACGCCTATATGACCAAATGATCCAAGGAAATTTTCCTGGTGCCAAGTTTTGCCCTCCTTTTCTTTCATCAACACAGACATGAATTGCTAACGCATGTTATTAGTTACAACGGTTAATAATGAAGAAATTAAtgttctgctgtgtgtttagATGAAGAGGCAGAGAGTCTGTTCCTGGTTGACTTCACACAGAAAATCATTAATCAGAAGAGAGAGAtgaacacaagcacttcttactCACACTCCAACACAGAGGCTTATACACACGTTCCTCCCCCGCAGATCCCAGATGAGGAgtggtaagtgtgtgtttgtgtgtgtgtttggaaggaTAACCTTAAGAAATGAAGGGATAACATTCtactcttttcctctctcttgtCAGGGTGGATTATGTAGATACTTTTGGAAGATCTCGCAGGTGCTTGAAGAATGACCTTCCTGAACTCCAGAGGATGGACCAGAACTTGCAAAACAAAAGGTATAatcttgatttattttttttgctttgataaggaatgtttcttgtattgcgtggccttcaatgtgtctctgtgtgtacaCGCACGGATTCATGTGTGTAGACATATCACTGTGGAGAAAACGTTGCTGTCCGAAGACATGAGAAGAGAGATGCAGAGAGAAGAatgggagagagaggaagaggagaggctAGAGAAACCATTAGGACCCATCCATTATGAGGACATCAGAGAACAGGGTCAGTTTTTCTGCCATAACATAAGTTCGCATTTAGTTCTTTGACTATATATTATCCAACGTTTGTGTGAATGTATGCTAAATATATCAACATAGCAAATGGTCAAAAAAAGTACAGATACACTGAGTCAGAGTTGAAGGCACTTCTCTGAATTCAGAGTTAGTACAGTAGAAGCTAGCCTGCTACTTGTCAAACATCATTCTCCTCTTCTAACAATGTTGTTTCCAACACTGCCTTAAGGCTGTTAAGTCAAAAACTCACAAGAGTTATCAAGAAATAATTCCAAAGAATTGCAGgtgtcaggaaaaaaatgcttaattGCTTTACTCTGAGATTTGAGATTTGACACACTTATAAGAAGTTAATATGATATTTTAGTGTTTACAGATGTGATTGACTGCAGATATGGGACTCATAACACCTTCAATAAATGAAGACTGCTATGTGGACAAGAACATACATCACAATACAATTAGGGTTCCCAAAGTTTAGGGGTGCACCCCACCAATGGGCAATAACATCATATCAGGTGCAATGAAAAGCAATCCAGGGAATAGGAAAAGTAACATTTAACCAcagtgcaaaaaataataatcagtgCTGAATAACATCTAGCTGAGGAAGATGTTCTCTCACTGTAATATCTAGTTTTCATAAAAGACTATTAAATATTTAACCTGATGTATGTTTATTAGCCCTTCTTAAATCAGTTTAGATCAGCAGCAGTACATAGAAAGATGACTTTCTCTATGGCCCTGGTGCTTAGTACAGCAATTCAACATTGTAGAGAGAATGTATATAATTAGTACCACACATTGTGATCTTACCCAAGGCATTTAGGAGAATTAACAAGGTGCAAGGTGTGTAGCTGATGGAAGTGTATAATTAGAATTATTTACTGATTCAGATCAAGTCAATGTAAATTTTTTGATCCTCCTGAGAAGTTGGGGTCTTAGGCCATTATGGTTTTCAATTGGATCAGAGGCTTTATACAGTAAAATGAACAACTTAGAATTAAGAATTTCATTAAAGCATCTAGTTCTGACCTTGTTGCGGTCAGCATTGTTGAGGTTGGGCTACagatatgttttcagttaaaCAGTGCACTGCTTTTTCCAAGAATCTTTGACACAAATTTGCTTCTTgaagtttaaaatgattttaactgtgattttgtgtgtgtgcggattGCAGAGGCCAGAGATCTGGGTGTTGGGTACTTTGCATTTGCTCAGGATgagcaacaaagaaaaaaacagagggaAACGCTTGACATGCTGAGAGACCAGGTGCACATATACTTCATTGTCTGTAATAATTGGTGTGTTCAGACATTGCGGCAGTGATGTGTCCTCTAAGTAtgaaaatataatttgttttaatttgtataaTAAATCCGATGAGAGAACTCTCTTCTCCCTGTAGACCACAGAGCAGCGCACTAAGAGGGTGATTCTGAAGGACAAGAGAAAGGCCCTGCTGGCGGCACGACTGGCCAAAGTCCggatgaagaagaagatgagCAGTAAGCAAGAAGGAACTGAGGATgagccaggtgtgtgtgttttaatttaagtattttaattatgaaagtAAGTTTATTGCACTGTAACtataaaatataatgtttgAGTAGCTGGGCATGTGGGTGGTGATGATCATCAAGAAGTCAAAGAGGATGACCAACTGGAAGATA
Coding sequences within it:
- the ccdc174 gene encoding coiled-coil domain-containing protein 174, which produces MDKKKKLFNVTSVSLVDLKAELYRKQQEFRKEKLCQDGSSKPAAQTTAKKPSIWSKQNNGVCARAQKDVEQKTEEECSLDKSKKKLEEKARLYDQMIQGNFPDEEAESLFLVDFTQKIINQKREMNTSTSYSHSNTEAYTHVPPPQIPDEEWVDYVDTFGRSRRCLKNDLPELQRMDQNLQNKRHITVEKTLLSEDMRREMQREEWEREEEERLEKPLGPIHYEDIREQEARDLGVGYFAFAQDEQQRKKQRETLDMLRDQTTEQRTKRVILKDKRKALLAARLAKVRMKKKMSSKQEGTEDEPAGHVGGDDHQEVKEDDQLEDTAEASVVQNVEVEIQERKDTKHGLTHIREWDRGKDFLWDQWSSRRREERDSEFAPPPAYFTYQGRNSHVSAEQKGQEKQKRSFNWSNTQSTLGQQAAKTHIHSQTGQEHTPPVPDTASQSLDELLSFYKHAT